Below is a window of Burkholderia cepacia DNA.
GTCGCCGGTTCGAGGCCCGGCGGATGCGGTTGCGGCGCGTTGCCTTTCTGCATCTCGCCGACGAGCAGGATGCGCAGCGCCTTCTGCACCGTGGCGTGATCGAAATGGCGCAGCAGGATGGCCGCCGCGACGTCGATCGACGCGCGGCCGCCCGAACAGGTGATCCGGCGCTGGTCGATCACGAACAGCCGGTCGGCGATCAGCAGGTCGGGATCGGCTGACGGAAAGCGCTCGATGAAATCCCAGTAATGGAACCAGCTCACGCAGGTGCGGTAGCCGTCGAGCACGCCGGCGCGCATCAGCGTGAACACGCCGGTGCAGATGCCGACGACGGTCGCGCCGCCGGCCGCCGCGTGGCGGATGAAGTCGAGCGTTTGCGGGCCGGCCTGCGGCCCCGAATGCAGCAGCCCGCCGACCACCACCACATAGTCGAACGGCTCGGCCGCGTCGAAGGTCTCCCAGGGAGTGATCTGGATCCCGCAGCTCGCGCGCACCGGCGCGAGCGTTTCGCCGATCACGCTCCATGCGCACCGCACGGGCTTGCTGTAGTCGCCGTCGTCGGCCGACAGCCGCAGCATGTCGACGAAGCCGGAGAAGGCCGTCAGCGTGAAGTTCGGCAGCAGCACGATGCCGAAGCGGATGCGCCGCGGCGCGGGTTCTGCGAGGGGGGAAGCGGGTACGTCGGGTGTCATCGCGGCCAATCTCGTCACGCCGGGCAGGCGGTCTCACTCGTTTCACTCTGGTTGCGGGTACGGCTGCCGAGGCGGCGCGGATGAAGCCAGCGTCGCCGATCGGCCCCGGCCGGACTTGTGGTTTTTCGTCGCGAACCATCGCCAAAACGCACTTTCGGGCCGGCCGGCACGGTGCTTGGCGGCGGTATCCCACGCCGATGCCGTTTTTGTTCTATCGGCCGATTTTACGCTTTGGTGTACTGGCGTCCAATCAACGTCACTCAACGCGTGAAAGCGCAAAGGCAGCCAGATGAACGTCAGCGCGTTCGACCTGTTCAAGATCGGTATCGGCCCGTCCAGTTCGCATACGGTCGGCCCGATGATCGCCGCGTGCCGCTTCGCGTCGCACGTCGAGGACGCGAACCTGCTCGGCTTCGTGCGCCGCGTGCGGGTCGAGCTGTACGGCTCGCTCGGCGCGACCGGCAAGGGCCACGGCACCGACAAGGCCGTGCTGCTCGGCCTCGAGGGCCACCTGCCCGACACGATCGACCCGGACCTGATCGAGCCGCGCCTCGCCGCGATCCGCGCGGAGAAGTCGCTGTCGCTGCTCGGCAAGCAGACGGTGCGTTTCGAGGAAAAGGAACACATCGGCTTCTATCGCAAGCTGATGAGCGGCACGAGCATCGTGCACCCGAACGGAATGCGCTTCCAGGCCTTCGACGAGCACGGTCAGTTGCTCGTCGAGAAAGAGTATTACTCGGTCGGCGGCGGCTTCGTCGTGAACCGCGACGGCGATCGCGTGAACGGCGTGCGCGCGGCGGTCGAGGTGCCGTACCCGTTCCGCACCGGCGACGACCTGATGCGCCAGTGCCGCGAACACGGGCTGTCGATCGCCGAACTGATGATGCGCAACGAATGCGCGCTGCGCTCCGCCGACGAAGTGCGCGCCGGGCTGCTCGCGATCTGGCGCACGATGGCCGCCTGCGTCGAGCGCGGCTGCAAGGTCGAGGGCGACCTGCCGGGCCCGATGCGCGTGAAGCGCCGCGCGGCCGAGATGAATCGCCACCTGCGTGCCCGTTCGGAAGAGTCGCTGCGCGACCCGCTGTCGATGCTCGACTGGGTCAACCTGTATGCGATGGCCGTGAACGAAGAGAACGCGGCCGGCGGCCGCGTGGTCACCGCGCCGACCAACGGCGCGGCCGGCGTGATCCCCGCGGTGCTGCACTACTACGTGAAATTCGTGCCGGGTTCGAACGAAGCCGGCATCGTCGAGTTCCTGCTGACGGCCGCGGCGATCGGGATCATCTACAAGGAAACGGCGTCGATCTCCGGCGCGGAAGTCGGGTGCCAGGGCGAGGTGGGCGTCGCCTGCTCGATGGCCGCCGCCGCGCTCGCCGCCGTGATGGGCGGTACGCCCGACCAGGTCGAGAACGCGGCCGAGATCGGCATGGAGCACAACCTCGGGATGACCTGCGACCCGGTCGGCGGGCTCGTGCAGATCCCGTGCATCGAGCGCAACGCGATGGGTGCGATTAAGGCGCTGAACGCGTCGCGCATGGCGCTCAAGGGCAACGGCCAGCACTACGTATCGCTCGATTCCGTAATCAAGACGATGCGCGAAACCGGCGCCGACATGAAGACGAAATACAAGGAAACGTCGCGCGGCGGTCTCGCCGTGAACGTCATCGAATGCTAACGAAGGACCACACCATGAGCCGCTACTCGATATTCAGCCTGTTCCGCAACGGTCTCTCGTATCACGAGAACTGGGAAAAGCAGTGGAAGAGCCCGGAGCCGAAGAAGGAATACGACGTCGTGATCGTCGGCGGCGGCGGCCACGGCCTGGCGACCGCGTACTACCTCGCGAAGGAGCACGGCATCACGAACGTCGCGATCCTCGAGAAGGGCTGGATCGGCGGCGGCAACACCGCGCGCAACACGACGATCGTGCGCTCGAACTATCTGTGGGACGAATCGGCCGCGCTGTACGAGAAGGCGATGAAGCTGTGGGAAGGGCTGTCGCAGGACCTGAACTACAACGTGATGTTCAGCCAGCGCGGCGTGATGAACCTGGCCCACACGCTGCAGGACGTGCGCGACACCGAGCGCCGCGTGAACGCGAACCGCCTGAACGGCGTCGACGCGGAATTCCTGACGCCCGCGCAGATCAAGGAAATCGAGCCGACCATCAACCTGAACAGCCGCTACCCGGTGCTCGGCGCTTCGATCCAGCGTCGCGCCGGCGTCGCGCGCCACGACGCGGTGGCCTGGGGCTTCGCACGCGGCGCGGACCGCGCGGGCGTCGACATCATCCAGAACTGCCAGGTGACAGGCATTCGTCGTGAAGGCGGCGCGGTGGTCGGCGTCGATACGGTGAAGGGCTTCATCAAGGCGAAGAAGGTCGCGGTGGTCGCGGCCGGCAACACGACGACGCTCGCCGACATGGCCGGCGTGCGCTTGCCGATCGAAAGCCACCCGTTGCAGGCACTGGTGTCCGAGCCGATCAAGCCGGTCGTCAACTCGGTGATCATGTCGAACGCGGTGCACGCCTACATCAGCCAGTCCGACAAGGGCGACCTCGTGATCGGTGCCGGTATCGACCAGTACACGGGCTTCGGCCAGCGCGGCAGCTTCCACATCATCGAGAGCACGCTGCAGGCGATCGTCGAGATGTTCCCGGTGTTCTCGCGCGTGCGGATGAACCGCCAGTGGGGCGGCATCGTGGACGTGTCGCCGGACGCGTGCCCGATCATCACCAAGACCGACGTGAAAGGCCTCTATTTCAACTGCGGCTGGGGTACGGGCGGCTTCAAGGCGACGCCCGGCTCGGGCTGGGTGTTCGCGCACACGATCGCGCGCGACGAACCGCATCCGCTGAACGCGCCGTTCGCGCTCGACCGCTTCTATACGGGCCACCTGATCGACGAGCACGGCGCAGCCGCCGTCGCGCACTGAACCGACCATTGGAGAAAGAAACATGCTGCTGATCGAATGTCCGTGGTGCGGGCCGCGCGCCGAATCCGAGTTCTCGTGCGGCGGTGAAGCCGACATCGTGCGCCCCGTCAACAACGAGAACATGACCGACCGCGAATGGGGCGAATACGTGTTCATGCGCGAGAACAAGCGCGGGCTGCACAAGGAGCAATGGCTGCATGCGCAGGGCTGCCGCCGCTGGTTCAAGGCCACGCGCGACACGGTGACCTACGATATCAAGGGCTACGAAAAGTTCGGTGGCGAAGCTGCCGGCAACGCACACGAAGAGGGCACGAGCAAATGAGCCAGAAAGACCGCCTCGGCACCGGTGGCCGCATCAATCGCGCGATTCCGCTGACGTTCACGTTCAACGGCCGCACGTATCAAGGCTTCCAGGGCGACACGCTCGCGTCCGCGCTGCTTGCGAACGGTGTGCACTTCGTCGCGCGCAGCTTCAAGTACCACCGTCCGCGCGGGATCGTGACGGCGGATGTGGCCGAACCGAATGCCGTCGTGCAGCTCGAATCGGGCCCGTATACGGTGCCGAATGCACGCGCGACCGAGATCGAGCTGTACCAGGGGCTCGTCGCGACGAGCGTGAACGCCGAGCCGACGCTCGAGAACGACAAGTACGCGATCAACCAGAAGTTCTCGCGCTTCATGCCGGCCGGGTTCTACTACAAGACGTTCATGTGGCCGCGCAACATGTGGCCGAAGTACGAAGAGAAGATCCGCGAAGCGGCCGGCCTCGGCAAGGCGCCCGAAGTGCTCGACGCCGATCGCTACGACAAGTGCTACGCGCATTGCGACGTGCTCGTGGTCGGCGGTGGCCCGTCGGGCCTCGCCGCCGCGCATGCGGCCGCGACGGCCGGCGCGCGCGTGATTCTCGTCGACGACCAGCGCGAACTCGGCGGCAGCCTGCTGTCGTGCCGCGCCGAGATCGACGCGAAGCCCGCGCTGCAGTGGGTCGAGAAGATCGAGGCCGAACTGCGCAAGCTGCCCGACGTGACGATCCTGTCGCGCAGCACCGCGTTCGGTTATCAGGACCACAACCTCGTGACGGTCACGCAGCGCCTGACCGATCACCTGCCGGTATCGATGCGCAAGGGTACGCGCGAGCTGCTTTGGAAGGTCCGTGCCAAGCGCGTGATCCTCGCGACCGGTGCGCACGAGCGTCCGATCGTGTTCGGCAACAACGACCTGCCGGGCGTGATGCTGGCTGGCGCGGTATCCACGTACGTGCATCGCTTCGGCGTGATGCCGGGCCGCAACGCGGTCGTGTTCACGAACAACGACCGCGCGTACCAGACCGCGATCGACCTGAAGGCATGCGGCGCGAAGGTGACGGTCGTCGATTCGCGCGCGTCGTCGAACGGTGCGCTGCCGGCCGCTGCGAAGCGGCAGGGTGTGACGGTGATGAGCGGCGCGGTCGTGACGGCCGCATCGGGCAAGTGGCGCGTATCGTCGGTCGACGTCGCGTCCCTCACGAACGGCCAGGTGGGCGGCAAGCTGCAGACGCTGCCGTGCGACCTCGTCGCGATGTCGGGCGGCTTCAGCCCCGTGCTGCACCTGTTCGCGCAGTCGGGCGGCAAGGCGTGCTGGAACGACGAGAAGGCATGTTTCCTGCCGGGCAAGCCCGTGCAGGCGGAAGCGAGCATCGGCGCGGCGGCCGGCGAATTCGGCCTGGCACGCGCGCTGCGGCTCGCGGTCGACGCAGGTGCGGAAGCCGCGAAGGCCGCGGGCTACGTGGCCGCGCAGCGCCCGGTCGCTCCGCAGGTGGCCGAAGCAGTCGAAGGCGCACTGCAGCCGTTGTGGCTCGTCGGCAGCCGTGAGGCCGCGGCACGCGGGCCGAAGCAGTTCGTCGACTTCCAGAACGACGTGGCGGCCGCCGACATCCTGCTCGCCGCGCGCGAAGGCTTCGAGTCGGTCGAGCACGTGAAGCGCTACACGGCGATGGGCTTCGGCACCGATCAGGGCAAGCTCGGCAACATCAACGGGATGGCGATCCTCGCGGGTGCGCTCGGCAAGACGATTCCCGAAACGGGCACGACGACGTTCCGCCCGAACTACACACCCGTGTCGTTCGGTACGTTCGCGGGTCGCGAGACGGGCGATTTCCTCGACCCGATCCGCAAGACCTGCGTGCACGAATGGCACGTCGAGCACGGCGCGCTGTTCGAGGACGTCGGCAACTGGAAGCGGCCGTGGTATTTCCCGAAGAATGGCGAGGACCTGCATGCGGCCGTGAAGCGCGAATGCCTGGCGGTGCGCAACAGCGTCGGCATCCTCGATGCATCGACGCTCGGCAAGATCGACATCCAGGGCCCCGATGCGGTGAAGCTGCTGAACTGGATGTATACGAACCCGTGGAACAAGCTCGAAGTGGGCAAGTGCCGCTACGGGCTGATGCTCGACGAAAACGGGATGGTGTTCGACGACGGCGTGACCGTGCGCCTCGCCGACCAGCATTTCATGATGACGACCACGACGGGCGGCGCGGCGCGCGTGCTCACGTGGCTCGAACGCTGGCTGCAAACCGAATGGCCCGACATGAAGGTGCGGCTGTCGTCGGTCACCGATCACTGGGCGACGTTCGCGGTGGTCGGCCCGAAGAGCCGCAAGGTCGTGCAGAAGGTGTGCCAGGACATCGACTTCGGCAACGAGGCGTTCCCGTTCATGAGCTACCGGAACGGCACCGTTGCCGGCGCGAAG
It encodes the following:
- a CDS encoding sarcosine oxidase subunit alpha family protein; translated protein: MSQKDRLGTGGRINRAIPLTFTFNGRTYQGFQGDTLASALLANGVHFVARSFKYHRPRGIVTADVAEPNAVVQLESGPYTVPNARATEIELYQGLVATSVNAEPTLENDKYAINQKFSRFMPAGFYYKTFMWPRNMWPKYEEKIREAAGLGKAPEVLDADRYDKCYAHCDVLVVGGGPSGLAAAHAAATAGARVILVDDQRELGGSLLSCRAEIDAKPALQWVEKIEAELRKLPDVTILSRSTAFGYQDHNLVTVTQRLTDHLPVSMRKGTRELLWKVRAKRVILATGAHERPIVFGNNDLPGVMLAGAVSTYVHRFGVMPGRNAVVFTNNDRAYQTAIDLKACGAKVTVVDSRASSNGALPAAAKRQGVTVMSGAVVTAASGKWRVSSVDVASLTNGQVGGKLQTLPCDLVAMSGGFSPVLHLFAQSGGKACWNDEKACFLPGKPVQAEASIGAAAGEFGLARALRLAVDAGAEAAKAAGYVAAQRPVAPQVAEAVEGALQPLWLVGSREAAARGPKQFVDFQNDVAAADILLAAREGFESVEHVKRYTAMGFGTDQGKLGNINGMAILAGALGKTIPETGTTTFRPNYTPVSFGTFAGRETGDFLDPIRKTCVHEWHVEHGALFEDVGNWKRPWYFPKNGEDLHAAVKRECLAVRNSVGILDASTLGKIDIQGPDAVKLLNWMYTNPWNKLEVGKCRYGLMLDENGMVFDDGVTVRLADQHFMMTTTTGGAARVLTWLERWLQTEWPDMKVRLSSVTDHWATFAVVGPKSRKVVQKVCQDIDFGNEAFPFMSYRNGTVAGAKARVMRISFSGELAYEVNVPANAGRAVWEALMAAGAEFDITPYGTETMHVLRAEKGYIIVGQDTDGSITPYDLGMGGVVAKSKDFLGKRSLARSDTAKEGRKQFVGLLTEDEQFVLPEGAQIIAKDTQVSAVDPTPMIGHVTSSYYSPILKRSIALAVVKGGLNKMGESVVIPLANGKRITAKISSPVFYDTEGVRQHVE
- a CDS encoding sarcosine oxidase subunit delta encodes the protein MLLIECPWCGPRAESEFSCGGEADIVRPVNNENMTDREWGEYVFMRENKRGLHKEQWLHAQGCRRWFKATRDTVTYDIKGYEKFGGEAAGNAHEEGTSK
- a CDS encoding L-serine ammonia-lyase, translating into MNVSAFDLFKIGIGPSSSHTVGPMIAACRFASHVEDANLLGFVRRVRVELYGSLGATGKGHGTDKAVLLGLEGHLPDTIDPDLIEPRLAAIRAEKSLSLLGKQTVRFEEKEHIGFYRKLMSGTSIVHPNGMRFQAFDEHGQLLVEKEYYSVGGGFVVNRDGDRVNGVRAAVEVPYPFRTGDDLMRQCREHGLSIAELMMRNECALRSADEVRAGLLAIWRTMAACVERGCKVEGDLPGPMRVKRRAAEMNRHLRARSEESLRDPLSMLDWVNLYAMAVNEENAAGGRVVTAPTNGAAGVIPAVLHYYVKFVPGSNEAGIVEFLLTAAAIGIIYKETASISGAEVGCQGEVGVACSMAAAALAAVMGGTPDQVENAAEIGMEHNLGMTCDPVGGLVQIPCIERNAMGAIKALNASRMALKGNGQHYVSLDSVIKTMRETGADMKTKYKETSRGGLAVNVIEC
- a CDS encoding sarcosine oxidase subunit beta family protein, with amino-acid sequence MSRYSIFSLFRNGLSYHENWEKQWKSPEPKKEYDVVIVGGGGHGLATAYYLAKEHGITNVAILEKGWIGGGNTARNTTIVRSNYLWDESAALYEKAMKLWEGLSQDLNYNVMFSQRGVMNLAHTLQDVRDTERRVNANRLNGVDAEFLTPAQIKEIEPTINLNSRYPVLGASIQRRAGVARHDAVAWGFARGADRAGVDIIQNCQVTGIRREGGAVVGVDTVKGFIKAKKVAVVAAGNTTTLADMAGVRLPIESHPLQALVSEPIKPVVNSVIMSNAVHAYISQSDKGDLVIGAGIDQYTGFGQRGSFHIIESTLQAIVEMFPVFSRVRMNRQWGGIVDVSPDACPIITKTDVKGLYFNCGWGTGGFKATPGSGWVFAHTIARDEPHPLNAPFALDRFYTGHLIDEHGAAAVAH
- a CDS encoding GlxA family transcriptional regulator — encoded protein: MTPDVPASPLAEPAPRRIRFGIVLLPNFTLTAFSGFVDMLRLSADDGDYSKPVRCAWSVIGETLAPVRASCGIQITPWETFDAAEPFDYVVVVGGLLHSGPQAGPQTLDFIRHAAAGGATVVGICTGVFTLMRAGVLDGYRTCVSWFHYWDFIERFPSADPDLLIADRLFVIDQRRITCSGGRASIDVAAAILLRHFDHATVQKALRILLVGEMQKGNAPQPHPPGLEPATHPKVKRAILLMEQHVGRALSLDELANKLDLSTRQLERLFKAETGKSPQAFAKQVRLRTAAWLLTSSDRTVADIASSCGFADASHLGREFRKQFGVPPATYRERGGEAAAPAPDVVNEEVD